The genomic window CCAAGGAAAGCATAAATAGACCAAGCTGCACCTCGTTGTAACTCTTGGATTAGGTGTTGAAATTCATTTAAACCTTCTAGTCTTCCAATACTATTTATTAAACTAATAATGGGTATAGTTAAGGTCAAAAAGAATGTTAGAATTGACATCTTTATACTTCTTCTTTTTATTATGCTTATTACTGTAGTTGTAAGTGTTACAAATAAAAATATGTAATAGAAGAACCAAAACAAATCAGGAAGGGTTACCGTACTCAAATTACTCACCTCAATAAATTATTTAATAAAACTTAATTTTTATTTCTGTTTTCTAATCTTTTCTCTTTAATTCGTCAAATCGGTTCATAGCCTCATCTAATTCAAATGTGCTATACCATCTATAATCCTTATCATCTAAGATACGGTAATGATTACTAATCATATTTTGTTGTATTCGAAATTTACCACCTCTTTCAATTTCTTTCCACCAGACTCTTCCCCCAAAAGTCTTATCACTTGGCCGATCTAATCCATTATGAGCAATTGTTTCAATTACTTCTAACGGCTCATCTCCGAGGATTGATTGCAGAATTTCACTGTCCCTAAACAAAGCACATATAGCAACAGAATTAGTCCAGCCAGCTAAGGTTCTACCCTTTTCAATTTGAACTAGTGTTTTTTTCGAAATTCCCATAACTTCAGCCATCTTATCTTGTGAATACCTTTTTTCAAGACGAATTAATCTAATTTTTTCAGATATAAGTTCGATTACTTTTTCTCTATCCATAACTACCTCACTTTTTACCTTTCGGACTATTTAGTGTAATTTTACACCATGTTGCAAATTTAAACAAGAATAATTTTCCAGAAAAAAAGAACAACCAATTAGGCTGTTCTTTATTATCTTCTTAAACTTTACTTACCTTTAGTAAAAGAAGCACTGTCAGGATTGAACACAAGCTCAATTTAAAATATGTACGTTTCATACTAATTATTGTCACTACTCTTTTACAGATAAAATTGGAAAATCCATAGCAGGATTCATTTTCTCCCCACTACAATCTTGTAGAGTATAAACTATGGTACCCTCTTCCTTCTCATCTAATTGAATATCAGTACAATTAAATTCTTCAATAAATTCTTCATCAATAGTTCTATGAACATTGATCTCCTTACCGTTAAAAGTAAGTACCTCTTCCCCTCTCTGTCCTTCTATACCATCCCTTAAGACTGTAATCTTAGCCCTATCGTTCTCATTAACTTTTTTTACAAACTCATTCATTGCCTCAATATTTACTGGATTTTCAAGTGCGTTACCTTTAGCAACATAGCCTAGATTGGATTGACACCCTGTTAGGAATATAAATAAAGTTGATATAATAATTGTGTACCTAATAAAAACCATCCTCTCAATCATCTAAAAAGAATTCTATTTTAACTTTCCTCTAACTTTGAATTCAATAAGAAGGAGCATTAATTCTTCTAAAATAATGCTCTAGTAATAAACTCTTATTCCACTATTCTTCCCCGTTAATTGAATAAGAGGGTGCTTTTCATTTAGTTAAGATACATTAGTTTTCTTTATTGCCCTATACAAATATAAACTTAGCCAGCCACCAACTATGGCTATTGGTACAGTAAAAATGCGGTTTGGATTACCCTCTTCAACCCATTCAATATTTAAAATTGGTGCTACATATAAGAAAAACAATAAAATTGTAAATCCAGAGATAGACCTAATAAGGAAATTTTTCAAATTATATCACCAATCTTTAAGAGTTTTTTCGTTTGTACGAGAATATCGTATTTTGTAACTATGCAATAGCGAAAATCCTTTGTTGAGCTATCCTCCCCCCTTGAGTAAATAAGGTGAGGTTTTTTAGAAATAAAGACTATTCTAAGCTTAATGGTTAAAAAG from Bacillus sp. BGMRC 2118 includes these protein-coding regions:
- a CDS encoding helix-turn-helix transcriptional regulator, with the translated sequence MDREKVIELISEKIRLIRLEKRYSQDKMAEVMGISKKTLVQIEKGRTLAGWTNSVAICALFRDSEILQSILGDEPLEVIETIAHNGLDRPSDKTFGGRVWWKEIERGGKFRIQQNMISNHYRILDDKDYRWYSTFELDEAMNRFDELKRKD